The Desulfatibacillum aliphaticivorans DSM 15576 genome includes a window with the following:
- a CDS encoding enoyl-CoA hydratase/isomerase family protein, with protein MSDTVLQEFNDGVLTLTLNRPAKKNAFNTEQWLALADAFDQARENDDVGVVVMTGAGNDFSSGQDLGELAAGRPEGESPYRVLERSMAAFDKPLIGAAKGIAVGGGATTLFFSDVLYVGESLRMRLPFVSLGMAPEFASSFLLQQNIGAQRAAELMLTAEWINADKALEFGIARAKFSDEELLVKAQEKAAEMAQWPVNGLRETKKCLMVWRQAHIAATLAQEHEAMTKQAGSPENVEAIMAFIEKRKPDFKNLKKEK; from the coding sequence TGACCCTCAACCGCCCCGCCAAAAAGAACGCCTTCAACACCGAGCAATGGCTGGCCCTGGCCGACGCATTCGACCAGGCCCGGGAAAACGACGACGTGGGCGTGGTGGTGATGACCGGGGCGGGAAACGATTTCTCCTCCGGCCAGGACCTGGGGGAGCTGGCCGCCGGCCGGCCCGAGGGCGAGTCTCCGTACCGGGTTCTGGAACGCTCCATGGCCGCCTTTGACAAACCCCTCATCGGCGCGGCCAAAGGCATCGCCGTGGGCGGAGGCGCCACCACCTTGTTTTTTAGCGACGTCCTGTACGTGGGCGAAAGCCTGCGTATGCGCCTGCCTTTTGTCAGCCTGGGCATGGCCCCGGAATTCGCCAGCAGCTTTCTGCTGCAGCAGAATATTGGCGCCCAGCGGGCCGCTGAGCTCATGCTCACCGCCGAATGGATCAATGCGGACAAAGCCCTGGAATTCGGCATCGCCCGGGCTAAGTTTTCCGATGAGGAATTGCTGGTCAAAGCCCAGGAAAAAGCTGCTGAAATGGCCCAATGGCCGGTGAACGGGCTGCGGGAAACCAAAAAATGCCTCATGGTCTGGCGGCAGGCCCACATTGCGGCCACCCTGGCGCAGGAGCACGAAGCCATGACCAAGCAGGCGGGCAGCCCGGAAAACGTGGAAGCCATCATGGCGTTCATCGAAAAGCGGAAACCCGACTTCAAGAATCTCAAGAAGGAAAAATGA